A window of Salvia splendens isolate huo1 chromosome 8, SspV2, whole genome shotgun sequence genomic DNA:
ACAAGCATTTttccattatttttatttttccattaaTACTGCAGATAATATCCTTGAACTAACTCCATTACAGATGATATCTGTTAAACCTGATTTCATGTCTAATTTTGTATCTTCTGTGTATGGCTTTATATTGTTATTGAAAAGTATGGACTGAAAGAAAGAGATTATCGGATAACTAAAACCGTAGTACATATTCTTCTAGTTAAACATCATATAAGGTAAGGTCAAAATTGCAAGTTATATATTTCAAGAAACTGAAAAAATGTACTCCAAAACATCTTGCCTGCTTATATGCTGCATATAGATGATTAGCTGGATGAATCACACTCTGTTTCTTCAACGCAGCATGATGAATGCATTTTCTGAAGGAATTGTCTTGGCCGACAAAAGTGGACTGAACCCTCAAACTCTTCTTGACGTATTGGTGAGGCaaagaaagataaataaatctcGGGAACATCTTTCTTATATTCTGCTGGAGCACCGTCTTTAAGGAGACTTATTTAGCTTCACTAACTTTTTCGTGGCATTCTCTGGCAGGATCTTGGTGCTATTGCGAACCCCATGTTCAAAATGAAGGGACCATTTATGATCCAGGGCAGTTACCCCCCTGCATTCCCTCTGAAACATCAGCAGAAAGATATGAGGTTAGCTCTCGCCCTTGGGGACGAAAACTCAGTTGCGATGCCAGTGGCGGCTGCTTCTAATGAGGTATGAAACTAGTTAACCTGCATTCTTGTGAGTATTATAACTGTTAATTGTCACAGACTCACAGTATTAACTAACACCAAATAGTTTTGTACAGCGGCATGCATTcctatgtgtattttgtcttTCTAAATATTTTTCTGGGTGATCAGGCATTCAAGAAGGCTAGAAGCATGGGACTAGGCGACCTTGACTTCTCCGCTGTGCATGAGACTGTTGCTTCCAGCAAAAGCTCATCATAATTCTACCATATAAATCTGCATTCGCCTCAAACGTCACTGCTGCTGGTTTTGTCAATTGGTCGTGGAATAATTTGCAGAATGTTAGACGATGCTTAGCAGCAGTGATCATGTTAGCACTGATGTTTGCAGTTTATCAATTTGAGATTAAGATGATGGAAACACTTTTGATTTGCGTTGATACATCAAAAGGAGCTTTTGAGCAGGTCTTTATGCGAGTGATTCttccttttttctttcatttttttcgtGCAGGGAGTTTTTTTCATTATTAATGTAGGCGTTTGCTAAAGTAAAATAACACTGATCtatcatccaaaaaattaaCACCACAAGAGGTCTCAAACTGCTATTACAGTTGTAGAATACAAGATAAAAGCATAAACGTCACGAGTCTGGAGAAGCAGCAGGCTTATGCTTCGTTTGTAGAGTTGAATGCTGCTTCTTGGATTTCCTATGTCGAGCCAAACCACTTTTGTACATAACAATGCAATACCCAGTCCATAAAAGAGTGCAAATTTTCCCTTGTCTAATCAGAGAGTCTGGAGAAGCAGCATGCGTATATGCTCCCTCATTTCCTCGACTTCTTCGGTTTGAATATATTCTCCTTGTAGAATTTAAGTTCTGCTATGCTTTCCTTGATGTCATCCATTGCTCTGTGTTTATTTTCCTTTTGAGGAGCCTTTTTACGGTCTAGCAAAACATAGAAAGGTATTGCACATTGAGTTGAGGGAGTCAAGTTGTCTCTCAAGTAAAAGCAAAAATGCAACTAAAAAAGTAGAAGCAAAATTGAAATATCTTGTTAAGTCAAGTTTGCATCTCTTCTGTTCTCAAAGGATTGGAGGGTAATGTGAAGGAGTCGTTGTACAAACACCAGGAATGGAATGATAGTaggtgaaaaaataaaaaagaaattcatGCTGTTAATTGGTAGAATTAAGATTGAGATTGTCACCTCTTGGGTACCATCGGAGACATAATGCCTTGATACTGCTGACATCAACAAGAATGTGAGAGAAAAGGGCGGCCAAATTTGGCATGTATTTCTACAACagcaaaatattttaatgaattgtaacaaaaaataattcaaaaggtCAAATAAGCGAGAAAGGCATTACAGTAGCAAGTTAACACATTACAATCCAATTATAGTACTTTAGAATACTTTAAATATGACGTTAAAAAGCCAAATGAATTTTCCTTACCCTCAAGAATATAAGATCCATGTAGACAGAATTTCCAGCAAGCATAGGTGTATATGCTGTGCCGGTGTGTCTCTTCACAAATTCAATAACCTATATAGAAGGGGAGAAATGAAAAGAGAGAACAAAACAAAAGACACATAGAGACAATTGGTTTCAtacaatgttatcaaatagcggatatggcggcgccatggagctatggcatggcgttcagtggtggaaacgccatagcaccaTGTCGCTGCCAAAGCACCACCATATCtgacatttgacaacattgcatgTGTACTGTATTTAGGAATGgagcattatgcaagaaacatggaggttagagttgtattttatactttattaattgtttaaagtattttaaatgttatattttaattattttctaatttctgaattatatataaatatataagtattattttatttatttaattattgaccgccatatcccCATACTAATGCGCCATATCcatgtggcggtttttaggcgaaccgccataagctgccatacgagattgataacattggtTTCATAAGAAAAATGAAACATAATTAGACTATCCAGATCCCATGACAAATTTAATAAAAGACACGGTAAAAATAGTGTATTGTCAGATTACATAGGGTAGTTGCACAGGAGATACTTAAGTCATATAGGTCTCTTTTTTTGAAGTATtaactccctccatcccattttAAATGTCTCACTTCTGATATGGGTCGTCGCATTTCCTTTTCAAGTAAGAATGGGCCATATCCACTTTTTAACACTACACATTGGTGGGTGGGGCAGTATcacttaaaatttaataaacgtTATCTCCTAAGTCGTGTCCACAAAAATTAGATGTAAAAATGGGGCAAATggaatactccctccatcccccataaatagaaacttttgaaacggcatggagtttaatgcaaaattattaaagtactaagagagagatagaaaagtGTGTTAGAGGAAAATAGACCCCACCTccttagagagaaagaaatttcctaaaatggaaagtttctattttaagggaacggactaaaaaggaaagagtttcaatttttaggggacggagggagtatttgagaTGTGAAGAATGCAGTTAAAGCACAAACACTTGCAGATTATAATGCTGGTATAGTGTTTTGGGATCAGATACTGATGCTGCTAGCTAGCTAGCCACAGTTTATATCAAAAGCAGAACAATAAAATATGGACATATGTGGGAAAAGTACCCAGATTTATTAGAGAAAGTAGTAGGTATATTTCATTACTTAACAAAGCAAATATACATAGTACAAGAGACTAAGCATGACTAGGACACATAACCAACATGGGATAGTTATTCTATAACAAGCTGCATAAAAGATGATGTCTAGTTCATTTCCCCAACAAACTTGGGTGGGGTCAGACACCCACATAAAAATTTTGGGTGGATATAATTGTAGAGTAAGCAAACCCCTACGAGAGAGAGTGCAACTTGGAATTTTGCATACTTCTTGCATAATATATCAATGTCAAGTATGGCAATGATATAAGATATTTCATCGAATAAGAGTTAATAAAGTGATACCTGATTTTCAGCTTCTTGTTCGCTTATTGTACTTTGAAGGACCCTCTCGGTCAAACCTAAGCAACACGAGAGATTGTGTAACTGGCAATGAAGCTTCAGATCAATCATATATGCAACTTCAGAAATTAGACAACGGATATCATTTTGGTCTAATGGCCCACTTTCAGAAATAAAGTACAAACTAATGCTAATTTTTGTGTAGTTCATTTTCAAAAATGACACTAAAAACCAGCAAATGAATGCCATATCTGAACACATTCATTGGCTTAAACTACTACTATGCCTATTTTCACAACAAAAAATGGTCACAGTGAGCAGAAAAGATAACCCAGATAAATGGAGCTGTGTTTAAGAAGAATATAAGTTGTTGAAGTTTTAGTCAGGATGTTTCAGTTTCAAGGTTAGAACAAGTTACATACCACTCTCTCCATGGTGTTCTTGGCACCATTCTCCCATTTTATCAAGACACTCCTTTGGTTGATgaataaccaaatctggacccttttgaaagaaaaatagaaacaattaGTAATGCAATGCAGGTGTGTGAACAATTGACTATATCACAAAGATAAGATATCAATGGAAAACAAGCAATAAAAGAGATAAACTCGTCTATGAAAAGAATATCACTAGAAGGTAGTATCCTTCACTTCCTGGGAGCCTTACCTCAACGGACTTGGTCAAATTTCCATTTGTAATAATGCAAGCAATCTCCAGGATCCTATCAACTTCAATGTTTAAACCTACATATCACCAAAAAGAGAAAAGTTCTCAGCCAATATCTATAAGCATCTTCCTCTTTTA
This region includes:
- the LOC121744533 gene encoding oligoribonuclease-like, producing the protein MDKLSNSFSLLELDIEDAKEHNLTATTAADGCETRDSGKGGDNGFEDGTLLEKESADQQSSECIVGDYKMPLVWIDLEMTGLNIEVDRILEIACIITNGNLTKSVEGPDLVIHQPKECLDKMGEWCQEHHGESGLTERVLQSTISEQEAENQVIEFVKRHTGTAYTPMLAGNSVYMDLIFLRKYMPNLAALFSHILVDVSSIKALCLRWYPRDRKKAPQKENKHRAMDDIKESIAELKFYKENIFKPKKSRK